The Bacteroidales bacterium genome segment TCTTCAATATTCATTGCTCTCAATTTTTCTCTGAGTTTCCCAACAGCACGGTCAATCCCGGTAATTTCCCCATAAAAATTCTGTAATTCCTCATCCAAATCCGGATAAAGTGCTTTGTCTCTTTCTATAGCTATATGGGGCCCATGAGGCGAGCCAAACCAGATAACAGAAAAAAACGGTTGAGCGCTTTCGTGATGTTTCCGAATGAATTCAATAGCTGCATTCACAGCAATAACGGAGCTTTCCCCATGTTTTTGAACTGCAGTTCCTTCGCGGGAAAGAATGGGATTGTTATCGTAAAAATTGGGCGCTGACAACCATTCATCAAAACCATTGGCACCGGGATTCGTAGGACAATCTTCATATACCGATCCAACATGCCATTTTCCAAAATGACCTGTCACATAATCTGCTTTTTTAAGCACTTCGGCAACAGTTATCTCCTGGGGACGGATCAGGTTTCCCCATTTAAATACTCCCATTCGGTTGGGATGACGGCCAGTCAAAAAACTTGCGCGGGTAGGGGAAGAAACCGGGGCGTGGGCATAAAATTGGTTAAATTGCAAACCCTCCCCGGCCATTTCATCTAAATTTGGGGTTTTAAGCTCGGGATGTCCATTGTAACCGACATCTCCCCAACCCTGATCATCAGCCATGACCATTATGATATTGGGAAGATCTTTTTTATCCTTTTCCTTGTTATTACAACCTATGATGAAAAAAGGCAATACCAATAAGTAATAGCGCTGAAAAATCTCTATAAATTTCATTTTCAAAAGTTTTTATTATAATTCATAACTGTAATACCTCCATTGTAAAAATCCAGTAATTAGAGTCTGTCTATAATATCCGCTGGCTGCGTTACGCTCGTTTTGAATGACAGTCGATTACATCAAGTAAACTCCTGTCATCCAAAACTCGCAAGCCTTGCCAGCGAACATTCTAGACGAGACTCTTTCAAATATCTCTGACTTTATGGACAAACACTAATTAATCTCTTTAAGACATCACGACGGGAAGACCTATCAAATCACTGTCTTTCCCGCTCATAATCAAAATACCGGTCCTGCTGGTTGGGACCCATCTCCAGGGCCTCCTGGTTTGTCCGGGCTCCTGTGCGTTCTGCCCATCGGTTATAAAGACTTTCCAGTTCTTCTGCCAGGTCCGGATGCTCACTGATCAGGTTATTGGTCTCACTCCTATCCGCTTCAATGTTATACAATTCCCACGGCTTGCCCCGTTCAGCTACCAGTTTCCACTGCTCTTTTCTCACTGCACGACTTCCGCGGAATTCCCGGAACATGGGCTGGCGTGGAATATACTCATTCCCTTTAAACAGGGGCATAAGGCTCTTGCCTTCCATAGGAAGAATGTTATTGCCCTGGTAAGTATCGGGATAAGAAGCTTCGGCAGCCTCAAGCAGGGTAGGCATAATATCGATAAGCTGGGCAGGCTTACGGGTCAGGCTTCCCGGCTCCACCACTCCGGGCCAGC includes the following:
- a CDS encoding sulfatase-like hydrolase/transferase, with amino-acid sequence MKFIEIFQRYYLLVLPFFIIGCNNKEKDKKDLPNIIMVMADDQGWGDVGYNGHPELKTPNLDEMAGEGLQFNQFYAHAPVSSPTRASFLTGRHPNRMGVFKWGNLIRPQEITVAEVLKKADYVTGHFGKWHVGSVYEDCPTNPGANGFDEWLSAPNFYDNNPILSREGTAVQKHGESSVIAVNAAIEFIRKHHESAQPFFSVIWFGSPHGPHIAIERDKALYPDLDEELQNFYGEITGIDRAVGKLREKLRAMNIE